CGCCGAATCCTGCAATCAGCGCGGTGGATTGAAGTCCCGGGCGCAGACCCTCCTCTTGCATGCCTCCATGGAAGAGAGGAATGATTCGAGTTCCGCTTCTAACATAAAGCGCCGCGACGCCGGAGGGGCCGTAGAGCGCGTTGGAGCTGATACTCACAAGATCGAGCGGAATTCGCCGCAAAGGAAGCTCTTCATAGCACAGGTACTGGATGGCGTCAGAGTGAAAAAGAATGTCCGGAAACTCCGTTTTTAACGAAGCAACCGCATCCACATTTTGAATGACCCCAATCTCATCGCTTGCAGCCTGAATGGATACTAATACAGTAGCAGGACTGATCGCTTCGGCAACGGCATCCGGATCCGCAAAACCTTCCCGTGTCACCGGAACATAAGTGACTTCAAATCCCTGCCGCTGGAGAAACTGCGCCGTCTGATAAACGGAGAAATGTTCGATTGCCGAAATCACAAGATGATTCTTACTTTTTTGATGGGCATAAGCGGTCCCCTTCAACGCCCAGTTGTTTGCTTCCGTACCGCTGGAAACGAAGTAAATTTCCTCCGCGCGCGCTTGCAGCAAAGTAGCAACCAATTCCCGCGCCTGCTCAACCTCCTTGCGCACGCGCTCCGCTTGCTCCGACTCCGTTAAGGGGTTTTCGAACTGCTCACCTAAAAACGGAATCATTCGTTCAACAACCTCCGGCAGGGGTTTCTTGCTGAATGCGTTGTTAAAGTAAAGATTGTTCATCGCATTTTGCGGACGTAGGCGTGAAACTCATCGCCCAACTCTTCCAGAAAAACAAGCTGGTTTCCTGAAGTGATGCACCACGCAGGCATGTCTTCTTTGATTCCCGGATCGTCGGAAAGTACTTTGAGGACGTCTCCCTGATTTAGTTCTTTCATTTTTGCTGCGGTCTTGATAATCGGCATGGGACACAGCAACCCAAAAGTGTCCAGCACCGCAGCAACATCGATCCTGTTTGTCATCCTTCGCCCAAACTATATTATAGGTGATTAGGAGATTTGAACGAGATAAGGAGATGAGAGTAAATATTCTTTTATCTCCTTATCCCCGCGCTATCTCCTTATCTCCCTTTTACGATGAGCAAAACGTCGGCGTTAGTGAAGAGTTCGGGTATGTACAGTTAGATATCATTTGGAGGGCAGAATGAAGGTCGTATTGACTCTTGCATTGGCGGCACTTGTTGCGATGTTCCTTGTCGTCGCAGTGAATGCAGAAGAAGAGAAGAAAAAATCAGATAAAAAAGAAGAGGAAGAACGAGAGGTCATTGTGAACTACGAAATCATCGAACAGGGCACTTATAGTGGGAAAAAAGACGCTGTGGCCCAGGTCATTACCAGCCAGCAAGAGTGGGAACAGCTCTGGAAACAGCATGTCAGCGTCCTCGTGCCGCAACCGCCCGTTCCGGAAATTGATTTTGAAACGCATGTCCTTGCGGTGATCTTCGCCGGTGAAAAGAAGAGCGGAGGATATGCGGTCGTGATCAAAGATGTTTCCATAGAGGCGGATGATGTGATTGTGAAGTACCGCCTGACCGAACCACAACCGAACAGCTTTACCATTCAAGTAATCACCCAACCGTTTGCGGTGATCAAAATTGAAAAACCGAAAGGTACAGTGAGACTGGTTAAGGAGTAAAAAGCTCCGCAGGCGAGACGCCTACGCTACTTTGATTACAGCAAGTCGATGTCGAACGTGCCGACATGCCCTTTCTTCTTCTTTAGTTTCTTCGCTTTATCGTGGGCATCTTTCACGTCTTCCCACTTCAAGACTTTTGAAATCCAGGTTTCTGCCCCAGGAATGTTCTTTTCGTGATAGTCGATTTGCGCAAGCGATAAATAGACTCCACGAAGCAACCAGTACGGCTGATGGACCTGCGGGTTCGCCAGTTCCATCAAAAGTTCGCGCGCTTCCTCCCACTTTTCCTGCTGAATTTTCCCGCGCGCAATCCAGTAGCGAACTTCCCGTTCCATGGGGCGGTAGAGCGGGATA
This portion of the bacterium genome encodes:
- a CDS encoding protease complex subunit PrcB family protein yields the protein MKVVLTLALAALVAMFLVVAVNAEEEKKKSDKKEEEEREVIVNYEIIEQGTYSGKKDAVAQVITSQQEWEQLWKQHVSVLVPQPPVPEIDFETHVLAVIFAGEKKSGGYAVVIKDVSIEADDVIVKYRLTEPQPNSFTIQVITQPFAVIKIEKPKGTVRLVKE
- a CDS encoding cysteine desulfurase translates to MNNLYFNNAFSKKPLPEVVERMIPFLGEQFENPLTESEQAERVRKEVEQARELVATLLQARAEEIYFVSSGTEANNWALKGTAYAHQKSKNHLVISAIEHFSVYQTAQFLQRQGFEVTYVPVTREGFADPDAVAEAISPATVLVSIQAASDEIGVIQNVDAVASLKTEFPDILFHSDAIQYLCYEELPLRRIPLDLVSISSNALYGPSGVAALYVRSGTRIIPLFHGGMQEEGLRPGLQSTALIAGFGEAARINQERKGAWKQQLAGLQEKCFETMDLLNVPVTGSRSCRLVDNIHVLADVDGEALLTLLLSEGIQASSGSTCYQYAQKESHVLKALGMSPEQVKGSLLFTLSKDQSLENIQLLLDCFGKVLDHLRKVKC
- a CDS encoding sulfurtransferase TusA family protein, which codes for MTNRIDVAAVLDTFGLLCPMPIIKTAAKMKELNQGDVLKVLSDDPGIKEDMPAWCITSGNQLVFLEELGDEFHAYVRKMR